A stretch of DNA from Montipora foliosa isolate CH-2021 chromosome 4, ASM3666993v2, whole genome shotgun sequence:
gaaaatattttgaatgaataataaagcaattattgaattcggctttcgtagaatatgaagaattctgcagatctcggaggatgttattcacctcggccttcggccttggtggataacaccctcctcgacctgcagaatccttcatatcctactcagcctcattcaataattgctaaatattttAATACTATCATGGTATATCAAAGCATTACAACCCGTTGCGCTTCTCGTCACGATATCAAAGAACTACATCGCATGGAATCGAGCGAGGAGAACACTCGACTACTACTCCCCTGGCACGTGGAATACAGAAAGTCATCTTCAAAATTTGTAAACGAAGTCATTTCATCTTTAGTTTTTGCAAGAGCTCCTTTTTTCGCCGACTCGCCTTACTACGTTCACagaaaacatttgcaaaagCACTTACCGAATTTTAGAGAAGATGAGAAGCATTTTTACATTATTTTCGAATGCTCCCCATTTGCAAACTGATGCTCTCGATATGGTGATGACAAAGAGAGCAAAGCAAGAAGGAAAATTCTTTGAACtacaagttaaagaaataaaaaacggcCAAAAAGAATTTCCGCGATTTTTTgtggtttattttatttaaaaaaaaaaacatttttaaattttcaccTTGGAGAAATATGCAGTTTCGAAGTTAGCTTACGATGTCAGCTTGTCACTTTGTTAAAATGGCGTCGATGATTCACTCTTCTGCCTGGAATGTGGAGACTATCACAGAGTTCAgcatttcagattttgaaatgCTGAATGGAATTCAGTATGGAATTCCCTGTATGGAATTCCCTCTGTATGGAATTCCCTGACTCATCATGAAAAGCTGTTTTGAGGAAATAATACTGCAACTTATCATGCACTTGTGTTATCCCGGTTTGAAGTGTTTAAAAGAATCAATCAAACTAGTCTTATCATTATACATAATAGATTTCATGATTATTTAGAGAAAATACGTAGAAATAACCTTAGCGACCAGCATAACACCATCCCACGGGTGAATTGCTTTTATTCCTGGTTGCCTATTAAAACATGATTTTTAAGTACTTTAAAAAAGTACTGAAGGGCTCTATTAACAACGGGTCAGTTTCCTTTgagtaattaaaataaattccggtgttttttttttttctcaaaaagacaAGTTTACTCGGCGGTCAAACTGCAGTCTTCACATACTCCTTCGTCATTTGTCGTTGTTGTATGCTGATTAAGATTAATAGGTGTTAGTTTTTGGCCTGACGTGACTGTTTGTTGGGTCTTTGTGACAGAGAACGCACTCTCCTCGGCGAATCGCCGATATTAGCCTCTCAAATGAAAAACGTCATGATATTCAACAATCAGGTGAAGTCTTGCAGTCAGTAGCTTTGCTTTGTAAGTTGATTTTGGGGTCCATACATGAGCATTGCACTTCTCGTTTGCACGCGGCCTCTCTGCGTCGAAGATAGTGATTCTAAGCGTACTCTCTAGCCCCAAAATTCCACGGtgccacacttttgaatttctCTGAAAGGTTTTAGAGTGGGGAATTGTGCAACTTCTTTATTCGTTATTTTAACATGTCTTTCCTCCAAATTACCCATTGTAAATTATCTTTAATCCAGAACCCTGTAATCTGCTTGGCCCACTACTGTAACAAAATCTGGCACGATTCTCCGAAATCTCGGTAGCGCACCTGTATTTTTCAGGCACGGTACGGTAAATTTTTCGTGCGTAAACAGGAACAAACAAAAGCCATATTAGGCACCCGTGCCAGAAATTATAGGGGTGCATGCATGCCGAGCTCGTGTCTGGAGGTGTGCTCGACAACTAAATTATTGGTACCGTGCTACGATTTTGGAGTGCCTTGTCTCTGGACTGTGTTAACAGCGGAAAACCACGAAAAGAGTTATGATATCCTTgggttgaaataaaaaaaaatttactaTTACAGGGAAGGTCCTTTCCGCTTTAGTGAAGATAAAAACCCCGTTCttttttgttagaaaaatgtaATTACGTCTTTCATATTGAGTATTTCTTTTCAACACGAGTGATTAAACGAAAGGCTAGATTTTGAAATGTGCACCAAGTTATTTCCTGACGTTTGCACTATTCCGTAGTGAATGAGTAAGCACATTTGAAACAAGGTTATGGAAAGAAGAATTATATAATATTAAAACATGGCGTTTTCTTATTTAGAAGTGCGGTGGTTACGTAGTGAGGCGAAGAAGTTGATCAGTCGGCAAACATTCCCAGGTTCTTATTTTTTGTCCAGACATTGGGTTGTgatttgtaaaaaaaacaatatgtTCGTTTGCCATAACTCCTATCAATGTCTCATAGCAAACTAGGAATTTACAATCAATTACAATGCACAAGTGAGTGGGATGATTATTATTTTCAAGACAGGGAAAAGCAGTTGATGGGAACGATTTGCACGGACTAGACTGAAATAGAGTCAACTAAGTTCAAGTTGGTCTTCCAACGCCAGTTTTACCAAAGCGATCATTTCTTTAGATATTTTATAATATAAGTGGTTTACAACCAATCTCTTAAGACAGAGACAACAATgatgcaatgtacaattgctggtggacgaacaaaaggaggaaatgagagatcttttgttttcatccaacAACATGGctgcgatgacgtcacgtgaaaattACAAGTTCCTGTTCAGCGTATGAAATGAGCCGATATCTTTTGAGGTTGTTTATATTGCATTCTTCCGGTGTTTACTAGGTTTTGCACCAGGAATGGTGTCTACATAAcactgtttttccttttatgACTAGACTTTGATTTTCCAAAGCAGTTTTTCTTCcggtatattttttttttacccataAGATTCCTGAAAGCATCTCGCTCAATATTTTATTTGTTATCCTCCCACGTATTTGCAGTGAGCTATTTAATTTCGATCCACGTGCAAACCGAGAAAAATATTCCTGATGCACGAAATCCACGTGCAGATGACAAAAGAAATGCTGATTTGGAAAGCTAGCGCTATTCAATGCGAGGCTCATTTAACCCGTGCCAGAAATTATAGGGGTGCATGCCTAGCTCGTGTGTGGAGGTGTGCTCGACAACTAAATTATTGGTACCGTGCTACGATTTTGGAGTGCCTTGTCTCTGGACTGTGTTATCTGCGGAAAACCACGAAAAGAGTTATGATATTCATtgattgaaataaaaaaagcttTCCTATTACAAAGAAGGTCCTTTCCGCTTTAGTGAAGATAAAAACCCCGTTCttttttgttagaaaaatgtaATTACGTCTTTCATATAGAGTATTTCTTTTCAACACGAGTGATTAAACGAAAGGATAGATTTTGAAATGTGCACCAAGTTTTTCCTGACGTTTGCACTATTTCGTAGTGAATGAGTAAGCACATTTGAAACAAGGTTATGGAGAAAAGAATTATATAATATTAAAACATGGCGTTTTCTTATTTAGAAGTGCGGTGGGTAAGTAGTGAGGCGAAGAGGTTGATCAGTCGGCATACATTCCCAGGTTCTTATTTTTTGTCCAGACATTGGGTTGTgatttgtaaaaaaaacaatatgtTCGTTTGCCATAACTCCTATCAATGTCTCATAGCAAACTAGGAATTTACAATCAATTACAATGCACAAGTGAGTGGGATGATTATTATTTTCAAGACAGGGAAAAGCAGTTGATGGGAACGATTTGCACGGACTAGACTGAAATAGAGTCAACTAAGTTCAAGTTGGTCTTCCAACGCCAGTTTTACCAAAGCGATCATTTCTTTAGATATTTTATAATATAAGTGGTTTACAACCAATCTCTTAAGACAGAGACAACAATGATGCAATGTACAATTTCTGGTGGaagaacaaaaggaggaaatgagagatcttttgttttcatccaccaacatggcggcgatgacgtcacgtgaaaaccatctaaaTTAAATTACAAGTTCCTGTTCAGCGTATGAAATGAGCCAATATCTTTTGAGGCTGTTTATATTGAATTCTTCCGATGTTTACTAGGGTTTGCACCAGGAATGGTGTCTACATAAGACTGTTTTTCGTTTTATGACAAGACTTTGATTTTCCAAAGCAGTTTTCCTTCcggcataattttttttacccgATTCCCGAAAGCATCTCGCTCAATATTTTATTTGTTATCCTCCCACGTATTTGCAGTGAGCTATTTAATTTCGATCCACGTGCAAAATTGAGAAATATATTCCTGATGCACGAAGTCCACGTGCAGATGACAAAAGAAATGCTGATTTGAAAAGCTAGCGCCATTCAATGCGAGGCTCATTTAACCCTATTGTCGAACACTTTTTTCCTtgttccgaaaaaaaaaaaaactcctgaAAAACCGTTCGTTACAACCAATACGCTATCTTTTCCAAACGACAACTCGGTGAGAGGTTTGTTGAGGATCAAAGCAAAATCACCAGTTTGAAGGCCTGTTAATTAGTCTTCCCAGAAAACAAACGCGGAAATATCTTTTCATTACTCAGGGATAATAAGCCGTTGTTAATAGCGGATCGGTTCACTACATTTTCAAGTGCTTACAATTATCTTGACGCACTCGGGAATGGTTCTTGCGTGGTATGATGTGATGTTTGTCTCCAaggaattttaaagtttttcttTAAGACACCTTTCCATCTACATGTCATTAAGCGAGCTGAGGATGCTTAAAATAGGTGTTTATCCCTTTATTATTTCTTCAAAACAGCTTAGTCATTATGAGCCGGGAAATTCCATACAGCCTGCAAATGGTATATAAACTTTCTCAGGTCTCAGACGAAGTAGGAAAGTGATCCAGCGCATTGATTTTACACAAGTAACAAGCAAGCATGGTAGGTTCAATTCAAGATTACGTTCCTTCAAGTTAAATAAACCCCAAAAAAgcgtaaaaatgttttttttctttttctttttcactagGATTTCAAAgcgtctcttttgtgctttgcTTTGTTTGTTGTCGCCGCATCGGGAGGCCCAGTTTGTAAATGTGGACCAGAAAACAACAAGGTAAAAATGATTTTCAGTTTTTCTAAATTTCAGTGGATGCTTTTGTAGCTGCACCTTTGTTAACTTGCTGAGACAAGTGGAAGGAAAGAAGGAACGTTTCATAAAACCTGAGAAGAAACGACACTTTTCCATTAACTGTTCTTCAACAAATAGTGCGGGGCCTggtgttttttaaaattgtttaacgctaatcccagatgaaaagttaaccaaggagtttatttctatACTCCCAAATGTTGCTCAACGCTGATGTTTGGCAAAATtgtacattagaggaagtcaaccTTCACCCAAAAGTTGAAACTGGATGATAACGGAGTCCAGTTGGACTGCTGGAAAACAGCTTCTTCTTCTGTTGCCAGAAGAGGTTTATAAAAGGAGTAACTTTTAAACCAGCTCCTTCAAAGATACCTGTAAAGTTATAACTTAATTCATGATCTACTTCAACGTTGGTCTTCTGCAGTTCAGCACGCATCTCATCAAGTTTTCACTCAAGTTGTGCGCAACCTAGCCCCTGTCCTCGTAATGTTAGTTTAATTAATTCTTTCAGATTTTGTTTTTGAGACAGGTGCTTTTACATGTGCAAGTGTTGCTAATCTCTTCTCTTTTGCTTTACTTGCATTATTCACATACCCCAAATACTCAGGACAAGCAGCACATGATATTCTGGTTGTTCTTTATAACACTTCGTTCATAGTCTAGATATAGGAGATGATCTTCTAGTAAAAAACATCCAAACACTTTCACGGTAAAGCCTAGGCAATCATCCACAACGATTTCCATCCCTGGGGCTCTAGCATTTTCTTTAACACAATCCTTTATGAGTGAGAGCACTCTACAGTTCCAGGCACTACAGCTTTTAAGACCATTGACTCGCCTACTCAACTCCGTGAAATCCTAGCAATCTGTTTTTGGAGGCTCTTCCTATTCTTGAACAACAGTTCCGCAAGGTCGACGGGCTGTCTCCTTGCTTTCATGACTTCTGCTCGGCATGTTGAGCTTTGGAAGGGCACCAAATCGTGACTTTTGCCTTGTCAATTTCTCTGTATAAACTGCAGTAGACAACCACAAAAACATCATTTAGCTAAAATATAGACTTAGACTGTAAAACGAACGAATTAAACGGTAGTCCAAATATAATTCAATCGATCTTTGAAACCGGCACCCGACACGCAGAATGCAAAGTTAACACAAGTTATGAACTGTGAACGAAATACTATAATTGGTTCTACTACCCGCATATTTCTATGTCCTCGGGATCAAAATGCTTCTCTCAGGTGAATACTCTATCATTTGCAATTATAAACCGCCTAAAATCTTGGTTTATCATTCTTGTCTTTGTGATCTCATTGAGCCAATCGTCCCTTCATTTCACGTGCTCTTCGTTCTTCGCCGATGGCAGCTTCCACATTGCATTGCCCTTCGTCCTTCTGCACGATCCACAGCCCCAAACTGCACACGTTTCACACGGCATGACTATTTATGAACTATTTCTTAATAACGATCGATATTAACTTTGATGTCAATCGGAACTACTCTGGTTTTGCCTCTCATGTGTGTGCGCGCAGGCTGAACGTCACGTGACGAAGCCAACACGCTACAGTGAAGTTTGCCggctttcataaccagtcccctaCACTAACTCTGTTAAGTTAGAGTGGTGTGTTCAAATCCCAGTTAAGGAGTATTGATTGCTAGATGTATGGAAATTGTTAAAGAAAATATCAAACCAGACATAAAATGAACGCACTATGCAGACCTTATAAAAGTTAACTAACCGTTAACTGCTTCATTCCTAAGACAGTTCTTGGACTTAATCAATATCCTTTAAATCTGTGCTTTGATTCTGCCTGGGATATCATAGATTTTGgtaaatatcaaaatatcatgtTAAAAACTGCCTTTgaaaatatcaaagatgttcatAAGCATCAAATTATCATGATAATAAAATTTTTATCTAAATACCAAAACTGTAGTTTGGAATATCATAGGTTTCTATAAATATCAATAATATCAAACAATCGAAGCTAGTCAATAATagtaaatatataataataataataataataataataataataataataataatagtcaacCATCGGGAAAGGATAATGAGTACCATCGAGATGAGCTGTCCGTGGGTCGCGAATCGTGGCAAGAGAGATGAAGAGAAAACACTAAAGTATGGACCGCTTCGATGGGAGCTGAAAGCACAGTACAAGGGTTATAAGATCAACCAATACTATTTGATCATAGATGTGCTGGGAGGCTGGAGTGTGGAGATGGAAAGATCCGTTAGGGTGCTCCTAAGTTCTAGGTGCAGAGAAATGTTAAGGCTAATGCAGAGATCGGTCATTCAAGAACGCTCCACATCGCTCGGACAttcaaggttgctgcctaattGACTGCCTAAAGACAGTAGTAACCAGTTTGCAGTCTTTCTAGCAAATGTCAGGACGTTGTttttaaatcagtttttttACAGGCATACGAGCCGGGTTTCAATTAACGTTATTAGGTTTCCACTATTTTGCACTTAGTATATCACACAAAGTTATAATCCCTGAAGGAGCATGGGTTAcgttaataatattaataatagtattattatttaataataataataataataataatatatattatatattattattattattattattattttgatattttgcgATATTTTACCTAATGGAGTTAAGAGTTCgtaagttttctttctttttaaatgaaaacgCTATGAACAAGACGCCAAGAAGCATTCGCATTTTTGGAGACATGAAACGCAAAACCAGACATCGGATGCGTTTTCGATACCAAAAACTGATTGTAAAAAGCATTTGCGTAAACATTACTTTTCCCCTTATCTTGTGTCAAAGACCAGGGGAAAGGGcctcaacatttgcttcaacatccattcgATGTTAAAACGTTTGCTccctcctccccctcccctcccccctcactTTCAAGCGTGTTGAAAAATGTGGCAACGATCTCgtggatatacacaccaactATAACTCTAAAAAAAGaaccattctaaatcagtttctagacctaaatattgctatagcaataagataaacgaaagtttagacctaatcactgaaatgggcacttagactcactcttttttgtcatttttgaagCACTACTTTGAGAATTTTCAAGCGCAATCAGTAAGAATTCACTTGAAAACCCAAACTGAAAAttgcacagaaaaaaaaaacaaattccaaGCTTCCTATGGTTTTCCTTGCAGGATTCAGTTTCGGAATACACGGTTAAAGTTCACAATGGAAGGGAAGAAGTCGACGAAAAGATTACAATCGACGCCGAAAACGAAACAGAGACCCTCTACATCAAAGACGACGGCGCCCCCGGAGAAGTCTATGCTATATTCGATTTCAAGAGGGTTAGTAGAGCaagtcctgaaaaattcagagaGGGAGAGAAGCatcgtctttttttttctctttgtatACTTAAAGAAACCTTACGCAACGGCGGTGACTTGTTTTTGATATCTCAGAGTGCCCTTGAACGATGGCTTCCATTTtaattcaacttacacgacgtataATCTACTTCTAGAAACAAGCAAGAGAAGATCCAGAAAAGGCGAGGCAGAGAGTCGAACCTGGATCGATGGCTTCTCATaacagtttccgatatccattAAACTAACGAGACCAGCTCTTAGAGGAATTTTTAGAGTATTCAAGTAgtggtacccagcaaaacaattgaaagctaaccgttttcaaAGTGGTACTTTTAAAAGCCTAATTACAGTAGATCTACGCCCCTTAGCTCAAAAATGTGTAAAGCCCTAATTCTAGttacagcggtaagcttgtcatattaagatgggatattaCATCGTGTAATTGTCATGAGCCAGGCCCCATAGTCCAACAGAATTCTGAGATATGGCAAAAACAAGTCATAGCCTTACCAAACAATGCGGCCGCGTGTTACCCGGGTGACAGCTAATTACGTACGCATGCAATTTGGGGTTTGCATTTCCCGTCTTCTTTATTTCGTTCATAAAtcatcattttttccttttctaatAAGCAAAATGTGAAAATTTTTGTATCTCTAATTGTTCTTAGTAGAAAAAAATTTTGCTGCCGTAAACAGTTAATTTTTATGGTCTCGCTCTAAGCCCTCCACGGGCTCCACATCGTCAGGTTAAGGGTTCTCCCCTGGTGTCGCGTTGCGTAAGGTTTATTTACATACAGGACGGTGACGTCATGGCTCGACCTAGTCCTCACGTGACCACCGctcgtcctgttgcgtaagtcGAACCAGACAATGTTGCTCATGATGTCATGAAAACCTCAAATGATGTCTGGAATTTGAGATATTTGCATTCAATTGTTGTCGAGAAGAGGACAGGTAAGAAATGTTCCGAAAGCAAGATTTTTACTCATTAAACATGGTAATTTGAGGCGTAGACAGTCTACGCaacaaaatactaaaaaaatctAACTATTTCATCATCTTTTTCTTAACGCAGAACTTGTCTTTGTACCAAATCTCTCACCCCAACGTTTGCTTTCTGAGCAACTCAACCGGCAGCCAACCCAAGCCTGCCGACTTCATCAAACTACTTAAATCGGTGAGTGCAGACTGGTTCAATCAAGAAAACATAAATCTCCCTGTTTATCTCTTGATGAGAGCATGTGCATACATATTGctaaggaaacaaacaaacaaacaaacaaaaaaaaaaacggcagccatattgggGTTTTCAAGTCGAATCTCTTAATATGTATGAAATGGAAACTTGTCGCCCAAAATTAGACCAGGACCTTCAACGTcccaagggttgtgagacgggtcCTAAGGTTTAAAGTCTTTATTCGAAAAGAGTTGAAAGCAAAACCATTTctgggtgtaattacaaaggcagcactttctcgtcagttatttaaagatccTCAGACAGCgattacacgaacgcggtttcatttgtaaccgcatccgCGGTTACGCCTTCTGTTGACAAAACACCGCTCGAGACCGTTGGCGAAACCGGGTTGATTTGAAAACGTTGCTAAAGGAAGAGATTTTTTAAAACGATACGG
This window harbors:
- the LOC137998935 gene encoding uncharacterized protein; protein product: MDFKASLLCFALFVVAASGGPVCKCGPENNKDSVSEYTVKVHNGREEVDEKITIDAENETETLYIKDDGAPGEVYAIFDFKRNLSLYQISHPNVCFLSNSTGSQPKPADFIKLLKSGSTEPKEAERTNEYSLVREVHDRSFLSDEMAIMCAKQRIFYIKPVDVQKKTNKKRRKRDYCVIIITDCCITIICYHEPVVSPRLVF